In a genomic window of Desulfovibrio inopinatus DSM 10711:
- a CDS encoding YlxR family protein encodes MVEAQTSVGRPQRTCVICRRRFDKTELTRHVVVVDAGRCGPGLVIDPENRLTGRGFYVCNDAICREKFPRYTGWRKKWKGELERE; translated from the coding sequence ATGGTCGAAGCACAGACATCGGTTGGCCGCCCGCAACGTACATGCGTTATTTGCCGCCGCCGTTTTGATAAAACCGAGTTGACGCGTCATGTCGTGGTCGTTGACGCGGGTCGATGCGGGCCCGGGCTGGTCATCGATCCCGAGAACCGTCTGACCGGCAGAGGCTTTTACGTATGTAACGACGCTATATGCCGGGAAAAATTTCCACGCTATACGGGCTGGCGCAAGAAGTGGAAAGGGGAGCTTGAACGTGAGTAA
- the nusA gene encoding transcription termination factor NusA, with protein sequence MGLELKKAIDQISKDRGIDRDLLIDTIEEAVRSSVIRKYGENLDVEVSFNEEQGEIEVYQFKVVVEEVQDATAEINLEDAKQHDPNVALDDELGFKLQVEDLGRIAAQSAKQVIIQRMRDAEQEIIYEEYKDRKGEIVSGIIQRRDRSGWIINLGRTEALLPKEEQIPRERYKRGDRVQAFIIEVLPSGRGPQIIVSRTHPDYMISLFRREVPEVSDGTVSILAVSRDPGSRAKVAVVSKDRDVDPVGACVGIRGSRIQNIVQELRGERIDIVVWSPDVATFAANALSPARVTRIMVDDEDRVLEVVVPDDQLTLAIGRKGQNVKLAAKLLGWKIDIFTESRYSELNVTRKGLDQLASVAEIGIDQFLAAGFESVDQIASATDEELARVVGLNDVKLSNLRAAINFMVNKSDEPSGDDTSDNVSENDEEFASDTSTADDAAEEDVVTPTDEADGENIDTQPEV encoded by the coding sequence ATGGGACTGGAACTGAAAAAAGCCATTGATCAGATAAGCAAAGATCGCGGTATTGATCGAGACCTGTTGATCGATACTATCGAAGAAGCCGTGCGTTCTTCTGTCATCCGCAAATATGGCGAAAACCTGGATGTGGAAGTCAGCTTCAACGAAGAACAAGGCGAAATTGAAGTCTACCAGTTCAAGGTGGTTGTTGAAGAAGTCCAGGATGCAACCGCCGAGATTAATCTGGAAGACGCCAAGCAGCATGATCCCAACGTCGCGCTGGACGACGAGCTTGGCTTTAAGCTTCAAGTCGAAGACTTGGGGCGTATTGCCGCGCAGTCAGCCAAACAAGTTATTATTCAACGCATGCGCGATGCTGAACAGGAAATTATTTACGAAGAGTACAAAGATCGCAAAGGCGAAATCGTCAGCGGAATTATTCAGCGTCGAGATCGTTCAGGATGGATCATCAATCTTGGGCGAACCGAAGCTTTGCTCCCCAAAGAAGAGCAAATTCCGCGCGAGCGGTACAAACGCGGCGATCGTGTCCAGGCGTTCATCATCGAAGTGCTTCCTTCGGGACGTGGACCGCAGATTATTGTTTCGCGGACGCACCCCGACTATATGATTTCTCTTTTCCGACGAGAAGTTCCCGAAGTTTCCGATGGAACGGTCTCTATTTTGGCAGTCTCCCGCGATCCGGGATCTCGAGCCAAAGTTGCCGTCGTGTCCAAGGACCGCGACGTTGATCCTGTAGGCGCCTGTGTCGGTATTCGTGGTTCCCGCATTCAGAACATTGTTCAGGAATTGCGTGGGGAACGCATCGATATTGTCGTGTGGAGCCCCGATGTTGCCACATTTGCAGCGAATGCACTGTCTCCGGCACGCGTAACGCGCATCATGGTTGACGACGAAGATCGAGTCCTTGAGGTGGTTGTTCCTGATGACCAATTAACGTTGGCAATCGGACGTAAGGGACAAAACGTCAAGCTGGCAGCGAAACTCCTTGGCTGGAAGATCGATATCTTTACAGAAAGCCGCTATTCTGAACTCAATGTTACACGAAAAGGCCTTGATCAGTTGGCAAGTGTGGCTGAAATCGGCATAGACCAATTTCTTGCCGCTGGCTTTGAAAGTGTGGATCAGATCGCTTCCGCCACGGATGAAGAGTTAGCTCGTGTGGTTGGTCTCAACGACGTGAAATTGAGCAACCTGCGGGCAGCGATTAATTTTATGGTGAATAAATCCGACGAACCGAGTGGTGACGATACGAGTGACAACGTCAGTGAAAACGATGAAGAATTTGCTTCCGATACTTCAACAGCTGATGATGCTGCTGAAGAAGACGTTGTGACGCCGACCGATGAAGCGGACGGTGAGAATATCGACACGCAACCCGAAGTGTAA
- the flgG gene encoding flagellar basal-body rod protein FlgG, protein MMRSLWTATTGMVAMQTQIDTMSHNLANVNTIGFKKSRAEFEDLMYQTLNVAGTETEGGGRIPTGLQVGMGVRPTTVHKFFTQGDLQNTGNQLDIAIEGDGFFQFDVNDQLAYSRAGSLKLDQDGRIVSANGYPLQPEFTVPTETKNIVITESGTLSCIASDGSELATTDIPLYTFINPAGLTAMGRNLYIPSEASGDAQELVPGTDNAGLLVQGYLEMSNVQMVDEMVGLITGQRAYEANSKAITTSDQMLQSAINIKR, encoded by the coding sequence ATGATGCGCTCACTTTGGACGGCCACTACCGGCATGGTCGCGATGCAGACGCAAATCGACACCATGTCGCACAACCTGGCCAACGTGAACACCATCGGCTTCAAGAAAAGCCGGGCTGAATTCGAAGACCTTATGTACCAAACCCTCAATGTCGCCGGGACCGAAACCGAAGGTGGAGGCCGCATTCCTACCGGGTTGCAAGTTGGTATGGGTGTACGACCGACGACGGTTCACAAGTTCTTCACGCAGGGTGATTTGCAGAATACCGGCAACCAACTCGATATCGCCATTGAAGGTGACGGTTTCTTCCAATTCGACGTGAATGACCAGCTTGCCTATTCCCGAGCCGGATCACTCAAGCTCGATCAGGATGGACGCATCGTCAGTGCAAATGGTTACCCATTGCAGCCCGAATTCACCGTGCCGACTGAAACCAAGAACATTGTCATTACCGAGTCGGGAACCCTCTCGTGCATTGCCTCCGATGGCAGCGAACTGGCGACGACCGATATTCCTCTCTACACGTTCATCAACCCTGCAGGTCTGACCGCAATGGGCCGCAACCTGTATATTCCGAGCGAAGCCTCGGGTGATGCCCAGGAGCTTGTACCGGGGACGGACAATGCCGGCCTTCTCGTTCAAGGCTACCTGGAAATGTCCAACGTACAAATGGTGGATGAAATGGTCGGTCTGATCACGGGGCAACGTGCTTACGAGGCCAACTCCAAAGCCATCACCACTTCGGACCAGATGCTGCAATCAGCAATCAACATTAAGCGATAA
- the flgA gene encoding flagellar basal body P-ring formation chaperone FlgA, whose product MRACTLITALTILTALVSLAAPRASAAQAFPIQIAQAACVLGDTVHLGEIAAPAGQFDANEWNRLAGLRLWAAPAVHGQQLILSRAQLREMICQALDNSAADLRLPNSLTIRRGGRVIGRNEIQRSIVEFLTPSLQKLDGEIELSQMNTPDFFFLDDPGDSLAVSQVSDINPGRVTVRVTSRTVDGRDINKINVSFHIAQWKQVPVAKRPLRAGEGIDPATMIAFARQDVSKLDGKPWDGKGGPWRVNRTVGAGGVIYAQNIEHKPLIARGDKVDIIFQGQHIRLATRGVAQSDAALGATILVMNLDSQRQISGVVSDNGVVTVQ is encoded by the coding sequence ATGCGCGCTTGCACACTCATCACCGCTTTGACCATTTTGACGGCGCTCGTTTCGCTCGCCGCCCCCAGAGCGAGCGCAGCACAGGCCTTCCCTATTCAAATCGCCCAGGCGGCCTGTGTTCTGGGCGACACGGTTCACCTCGGCGAAATCGCCGCTCCAGCTGGACAATTCGACGCAAACGAATGGAACCGGCTGGCTGGTCTGCGACTCTGGGCTGCCCCTGCAGTTCATGGGCAGCAGCTTATTTTGAGCAGAGCCCAGCTGCGCGAAATGATCTGCCAGGCATTGGATAACTCCGCTGCAGACCTTCGTCTGCCGAATAGTTTAACCATCCGTCGAGGCGGTCGCGTTATAGGTCGAAACGAAATCCAACGAAGCATAGTCGAATTTTTGACGCCAAGCCTGCAGAAGCTCGACGGCGAAATCGAACTTTCTCAAATGAATACCCCTGACTTTTTCTTTCTTGATGACCCAGGCGATTCCCTGGCCGTCAGCCAGGTTAGCGATATTAATCCAGGACGCGTTACCGTACGCGTCACCAGCCGCACCGTTGATGGACGCGACATCAACAAGATCAATGTCAGCTTCCATATTGCTCAATGGAAGCAGGTCCCTGTAGCCAAACGACCATTGCGTGCTGGTGAAGGCATTGATCCGGCAACCATGATTGCTTTTGCTCGCCAAGACGTTTCAAAATTGGACGGAAAACCATGGGACGGCAAGGGTGGCCCGTGGCGAGTCAATAGGACCGTCGGCGCCGGCGGAGTGATTTATGCCCAAAATATTGAGCACAAACCGCTCATTGCTCGCGGTGACAAAGTCGACATCATCTTTCAAGGCCAACATATTCGTTTGGCGACTCGCGGTGTCGCCCAATCCGACGCGGCTTTAGGCGCAACCATTCTTGTCATGAACCTCGACAGCCAACGCCAGATCAGCGGTGTCGTTTCCGATAACGGCGTCGTGACAGTGCAGTA
- the rimP gene encoding ribosome maturation factor RimP: MAKIDIPSRIAELATSFLAAHDLVLWGVDAALGGGRGGVLRIFIDTPAGASGAAESVTIDQCAELSRQLSVTLDVEDFIRGSYRLEVSSPGLDRRFFSLEQVVPFLGRDMELMLFEPRDGRKKFRGHAITADDGILVLEVDGARLHFPWAEVKSVRLVPNF, translated from the coding sequence GTGGCAAAAATCGATATCCCCAGTCGCATAGCCGAATTGGCTACATCTTTTCTCGCGGCGCACGATCTTGTCCTGTGGGGCGTAGATGCGGCGCTTGGCGGGGGGCGCGGTGGTGTGCTGCGTATATTTATTGATACACCGGCTGGAGCTTCAGGCGCGGCTGAAAGTGTCACCATTGACCAGTGTGCGGAATTGAGTCGACAGCTCAGTGTTACCTTGGATGTCGAGGATTTCATCCGCGGTTCCTATCGCCTTGAAGTATCATCACCTGGATTGGATCGTCGTTTTTTTTCTCTTGAGCAGGTGGTGCCGTTTTTGGGGCGAGATATGGAACTGATGCTTTTTGAGCCGCGTGACGGCAGAAAAAAATTTCGAGGGCATGCCATAACCGCTGATGATGGCATATTGGTGCTTGAAGTGGATGGCGCTCGTTTGCATTTCCCGTGGGCCGAAGTGAAGTCGGTCCGGCTTGTGCCGAATTTCTAG
- the flgF gene encoding flagellar basal-body rod protein FlgF, translating to MDQSSLSALYGALSNELRMNTITNNLANANTSGYKKDRLTFEDTFIRYAHDWEPNPRPSIRTKKLLPDSYVVAKPRLALQTVDFSQGPLQVTGNKLDLALNGPGFFKVQSDEGEMYTRNGEFYRSNEGILVNTEGYTVLGDGGEIEIPDGRRIDIDRGGRIFVDGAQIGTIDVVSVDNEEGLMKVGQNLFTPKDGAAVGEAAVDVNETTVNQGYLEKTNIQVVEEMAHMIETQRAHEAYTKVLQTTDTLDKSTISKVGNRS from the coding sequence ATGGATCAAAGCAGCTTATCAGCCCTGTATGGAGCGCTTTCCAACGAATTGCGCATGAACACCATCACCAATAATTTGGCGAATGCCAATACGTCTGGATACAAGAAGGATCGCCTCACATTCGAAGATACATTCATCCGATACGCACATGACTGGGAACCCAACCCCAGACCAAGCATACGCACCAAGAAACTACTGCCCGACTCATATGTCGTTGCGAAACCAAGATTGGCACTCCAGACCGTCGATTTCTCCCAAGGACCACTTCAGGTCACGGGGAATAAGCTCGATTTGGCTCTAAACGGTCCCGGATTCTTCAAGGTTCAAAGCGATGAGGGCGAAATGTACACCAGAAACGGTGAGTTTTATCGCTCGAATGAAGGCATTCTGGTTAACACCGAAGGCTACACCGTGCTTGGTGATGGCGGCGAAATCGAAATTCCTGACGGCAGACGGATTGATATCGATCGTGGCGGTCGCATCTTCGTTGATGGAGCTCAGATCGGCACCATTGATGTGGTGAGTGTAGACAATGAAGAAGGCTTGATGAAGGTCGGCCAAAACCTCTTCACTCCCAAAGACGGCGCCGCTGTTGGTGAAGCCGCTGTCGATGTCAACGAAACGACGGTCAACCAGGGATACTTGGAAAAGACCAATATCCAGGTGGTCGAAGAAATGGCGCACATGATTGAAACCCAACGCGCCCATGAAGCCTACACCAAGGTGCTTCAAACCACGGATACTCTCGATAAATCGACCATTTCGAAAGTTGGAAACCGCAGCTAA